One genomic segment of Panicum virgatum strain AP13 chromosome 2N, P.virgatum_v5, whole genome shotgun sequence includes these proteins:
- the LOC120659281 gene encoding uncharacterized protein LOC120659281 translates to MAPPRQPPELIDDAVAEILLRIPPDEPADLFRASLVCKLWLRIACDPAFLRRYRAFHRGAPLLGFFYRVRCPSRSPLFIPTTAASPSLRPPAYDDHNWLVVDCRHGRVLLRNRKSDKTSFSLWDPITGSRDELPPLDIWCTLYSAVVLCAVAGCDHRDCHGGPLLVVCVGNGYGGKAVRACVYYRGPCLGHARFCLH, encoded by the coding sequence atggcgccgccgcgccagcccCCGGAGCTCATcgacgacgccgtcgccgaGATCCTCCTTCGCATCCCTCCGGACGAGCCCGCGGACCTCTTCCGCGCCTCCCTCGTCTGCAAGCTCTGGCTCCGCATCGCATGCGACCCGGCCTTCCTCCGCCGCTACCGCGCCTTCCACCGAGGTGCCCCGCTGCTCGGCTTCTTCTACCGCGTCAGATGCCCGAGCCGTTCCCCTCTCTTCATCCCCACCACGGCAGCATCGCCCTCCTTGCGCCCGCCGGCGTACGACGACCACAATTGGTTGGTCGTCGACTgccgccacggccgcgtccTCCTCAGGAACAGGAAATCGGACAAGACCTCCTTCTCTCTGTGGGATCCGATCACCGGTTCCCGGGATGAGCTGCCGCCGCTCGATATCTGGTGCACGCTCTACTCAGCTGTGGTGCTCTGCGCCGTGGCCGGCTGCGATCACCGCGACTGCCACGGAGGTCCGTTGCTCGTGGTCTGTGTGGGGAACGGCTATGGGGGCAAGGCCGTACGCGCGTGCGTGTACTATCGAGGCCCGTGCCTGGGGCACGCCAGATTCTGCTTACATTGA
- the LOC120659092 gene encoding uncharacterized protein LOC120659092, whose product MVRNGDTDLDEERVVEKFLRCMPKRYEQLVFSIETLLDLESLSIDDVAGRFKLDEPQAQVVLNTAVDDEAIDGWYLDSGATHHMTRRRDLSTDLDNNVCGSVWFGDASKVDNQGIGSIVFEGKNGEHWELHGVFYIPALRNSIMSLGWLDEGGSEVRIKDGILRIWDRRR is encoded by the exons ATGGTGCGCAACGGCGACACCGACCTCGATGAGGAGCGCGTCGTGGAGAAGTTTCTCCGGTGCATGCCCAAGAGGTACGAGCAGCTTGTCTTCTCAATTGAGACACTCCTCGACCTCGAGAGCCTCTCCATCGACGACGTCGCCGGGCGATTCAAG CTTGACGAGCCGCAGGCCCAGGTCGTCCTCAACACCGCCGTCGACGACGAGGCGATCGACGGCTGGTACCTCGACAGTGGCGCGACTCACCACATGACCAGGCGCCGCGATCTCTCCACTGATCTCGACAACAACGTGTGCGGGTCGGTGTGGTTCGGCGACGCGTCGAAGGTGGACAATCAAGGCATCGGCTCCATCGTGTTCGAGGGCAAAAACGGCGAGCACTGGGAGCTGCACGGCGTCTTCTATATCCCGGCGCTCAGAAACTCCATCATGAGCCTGGGATGGCTGGACGAGGGAGGATCGGAGGTGAGGATCAAAGATGGCATCTTGAGGATTTGGGATCGGCGCAGATGA